The Candidatus Hinthialibacter antarcticus genome window below encodes:
- the acnA gene encoding aconitate hydratase AcnA produces MSLDHFKCKKTLDVNGTSYDYFSLPAASQNGLGDISRLPYTLKVLLENMLRFEDDRTVTAADAQAVADWLKEKKSSHEIAYRPARVLMQDFTGVPAVVDLAAMRDAMKDLGGDPQKINPLTPVDLVIDHSVMVDQFATAGAFQHNVEMEYKRNIERYEFLRWGQTAFNNFRVVPPGAGICHQVNLENLAQVVWTADTDGNPIAYPDTLVGTDSHTTMINGLAVLGWGVGGIEAEAAMLGQPVSMLIPEVVGFRLKGTMPEGATATDLVLTVTQMLRAKGVVGKFVEYFGPGLDNLPLADRATLANMSPEYGATCGFFPIDKETITYLELTSRDPERIALVEAYAKAQGMWRDSNNEPEFTDTLELDMGEVKPSMAGPKRPQDKVYLSDADANYNEALKGFGGDPAAPKSVAVEASDYKLTDGDVVIAAITSCTNTSNPSVMIAAGLVARNAAQKGLKVKPWVKTSLAPGSKVVTDYLNESGLQDDLDSMGFNLVGYGCTTCIGNSGPLPEPIAKAIVDGDLTVAAVLSGNRNFEGRVNPHTKANYLASPPLVVAYALAGSMRVNLTTEPLGEGADGQPVYLKDIWPTTKEIQETVLKSVKKEQFATQYGAIFEGDEAWQNIEVSGGQTYEWQADSTYVKLPPYFVNMPKTPEAVTDIQGARVLALLADSVTTDHISPAGAIKTDGPTGAYLQERNITPAEFNSYGSRRGNHEVMMRGTFANIRLRNEMVEVAGGYTKYIPGGEEMSIYDAAMKYMETDTPLVVVAGKEYGTGSSRDWAAKGTRLLGVRAVIAESFERIHRSNLIGMGVMPLQFKDGQDRNTLKLDGSETFDIAGIASGLKPRMDIACTITRADGSKEEVKLLCRIDTLDEIVYYQNSGILHYVLRNLAS; encoded by the coding sequence ATGAGTCTCGACCATTTCAAATGTAAAAAGACGCTGGATGTAAACGGAACATCGTACGATTATTTCAGCCTGCCCGCCGCGAGCCAGAACGGACTTGGCGATATTTCGCGCCTGCCGTATACGCTCAAGGTCTTGCTGGAAAACATGCTGCGCTTTGAAGACGACCGCACCGTCACCGCCGCTGACGCCCAGGCCGTCGCCGATTGGTTGAAAGAAAAAAAATCATCGCACGAAATCGCCTATCGCCCTGCGCGCGTTTTGATGCAGGACTTCACCGGCGTTCCCGCCGTGGTTGACCTCGCCGCCATGCGCGACGCCATGAAAGACCTCGGCGGCGATCCACAAAAGATCAATCCGCTCACGCCGGTTGATTTGGTCATTGACCACTCGGTTATGGTTGACCAGTTCGCCACGGCAGGCGCGTTTCAACATAACGTCGAGATGGAATACAAACGTAACATTGAGCGTTATGAGTTCCTACGTTGGGGACAAACTGCGTTTAATAATTTTCGCGTGGTGCCGCCCGGCGCGGGCATCTGCCACCAGGTCAATTTAGAAAACCTGGCGCAGGTAGTTTGGACGGCGGATACCGACGGCAACCCAATCGCTTATCCTGACACGTTGGTTGGAACCGACAGCCACACCACCATGATTAACGGCCTCGCAGTTCTTGGTTGGGGCGTAGGCGGCATCGAAGCCGAAGCCGCGATGTTAGGCCAGCCGGTTTCGATGTTGATCCCTGAAGTGGTTGGCTTCCGCCTGAAGGGAACCATGCCCGAGGGCGCCACCGCAACAGACCTCGTCTTGACCGTCACCCAGATGCTGCGGGCGAAGGGCGTTGTCGGCAAGTTTGTCGAATACTTCGGCCCCGGTCTTGATAACCTACCGCTGGCTGACCGCGCCACCCTCGCCAACATGTCACCGGAATACGGCGCGACTTGCGGCTTCTTCCCAATTGATAAAGAAACGATTACCTATCTCGAACTCACCAGTCGCGACCCGGAGCGCATTGCGCTTGTCGAAGCCTACGCCAAGGCGCAGGGCATGTGGCGCGACTCAAACAACGAGCCGGAATTCACAGACACGCTCGAACTCGACATGGGCGAAGTGAAACCTTCGATGGCAGGCCCCAAGCGTCCGCAAGACAAAGTGTATCTCTCCGACGCCGACGCCAATTATAACGAAGCGTTGAAAGGCTTCGGCGGAGACCCTGCCGCGCCGAAGAGCGTCGCGGTTGAAGCGTCTGACTATAAACTCACCGACGGCGATGTTGTTATCGCCGCGATCACCAGCTGCACCAACACCTCCAACCCGTCCGTTATGATCGCGGCGGGCTTGGTGGCGCGCAACGCGGCGCAGAAGGGCCTCAAGGTAAAGCCCTGGGTCAAGACCTCGCTGGCGCCGGGTTCCAAAGTTGTTACTGATTATTTGAATGAATCCGGCCTGCAAGACGACCTCGACTCGATGGGCTTTAACCTGGTCGGCTATGGCTGCACCACGTGTATCGGCAACTCCGGCCCGCTGCCAGAACCGATTGCAAAGGCCATCGTTGACGGCGACCTCACCGTCGCGGCGGTGCTCTCCGGCAACCGCAATTTTGAAGGCCGCGTTAATCCACATACCAAAGCCAATTACCTCGCTTCGCCGCCGTTGGTGGTGGCGTATGCGCTGGCGGGTTCGATGCGCGTGAATCTCACCACGGAACCATTGGGCGAAGGCGCCGACGGACAGCCGGTCTATCTCAAAGACATCTGGCCAACGACCAAAGAAATTCAGGAAACGGTATTGAAGTCGGTTAAGAAGGAGCAGTTCGCTACGCAATACGGCGCGATATTTGAAGGTGATGAAGCCTGGCAAAATATCGAAGTCTCGGGCGGACAAACCTACGAATGGCAAGCCGACAGCACCTACGTCAAACTGCCGCCTTACTTTGTTAATATGCCCAAGACACCGGAAGCGGTTACCGATATCCAGGGCGCGCGCGTGTTGGCGCTATTGGCTGACAGCGTCACGACGGACCACATCTCGCCAGCAGGCGCGATCAAAACCGACGGCCCGACGGGCGCGTACTTGCAGGAGCGTAATATCACTCCGGCGGAATTTAACTCGTACGGCTCGCGCCGAGGCAACCATGAAGTGATGATGCGCGGCACATTCGCCAACATCCGTTTGCGCAACGAAATGGTGGAAGTCGCGGGCGGCTACACCAAGTACATCCCCGGCGGCGAAGAGATGAGCATCTACGACGCCGCTATGAAATATATGGAAACCGACACGCCGCTAGTCGTCGTGGCGGGCAAAGAATACGGCACGGGATCGTCGCGCGACTGGGCGGCGAAGGGTACGCGGTTGTTGGGCGTCCGCGCCGTCATCGCCGAGAGTTTCGAGCGCATCCACCGTTCCAACCTGATCGGGATGGGCGTCATGCCGCTGCAATTCAAAGACGGACAAGACCGCAATACGCTCAAACTCGACGGCAGCGAAACCTTCGACATCGCGGGAATCGCCAGCGGCCTTAAACCGCGCATGGACATCGCCTGCACGATTACCCGCGCAGACGGTTCCAAAGAAGAAGTCAAATTGCTTTGCCGCATCGACACGCTCGACGAGATTGTCTATTACCAAAACAGCGGCATCTTGCACTATGTCTTACGCAACCTGGCGTCGTAG
- a CDS encoding nucleotidyltransferase domain-containing protein produces the protein MGIDEIIGDKRDEILKIAEKHGALNVRVFGSVARGEATEDSDIDFLVDLEKDRNLLDLGGLLMDLRDLMPMSVDVFTPNSLKAYIREEALRDAKPL, from the coding sequence ATGGGCATTGACGAAATCATTGGCGACAAACGCGATGAGATATTAAAGATTGCGGAAAAGCACGGCGCGTTAAACGTACGCGTCTTCGGCTCGGTCGCGCGCGGCGAAGCCACCGAAGACAGCGATATTGACTTTTTGGTGGACCTTGAGAAAGATCGAAACCTACTCGACCTCGGCGGCTTATTGATGGACTTGCGAGATTTGATGCCGATGAGCGTTGATGTGTTTACTCCGAACTCACTCAAAGCCTATATTCGAGAAGAAGCGCTGCGAGACGCGAAACCATTATGA
- a CDS encoding DUF86 domain-containing protein: MRRPKQRLQDILDAIEKIERYVLQGKERFVEDELVQNWFVTQILIIGEAAKHLPESVYHENPDVEWNKIIGMRNILVHGYFTIDLDTVWGVVTDYMPELKKNILRILDE, translated from the coding sequence ATGAGAAGACCCAAACAACGGCTTCAAGATATTCTTGATGCGATTGAAAAAATAGAACGCTATGTGCTACAAGGAAAAGAACGCTTTGTTGAAGATGAACTCGTGCAGAATTGGTTCGTCACTCAAATCTTAATCATAGGCGAAGCGGCAAAACACTTGCCTGAAAGCGTTTATCACGAAAATCCTGATGTTGAGTGGAATAAAATCATTGGCATGAGAAACATTCTTGTGCATGGATATTTCACCATTGACTTGGATACTGTCTGGGGAGTCGTCACGGATTACATGCCTGAATTGAAAAAGAATATACTGAGGATTTTGGATGAGTAG
- a CDS encoding HNH endonuclease — MNTYIAFYNTEKERENFNANPFNEVEIYVKNAEIKQGDLVYLYLYGKLKDGIVAKGIALTDSCGETNKKYIPFRIEQSIDEKSALRCSQLPIDRTKLYIKRKEGERKKDSAFNINNVAEELNQIWGNWLDGLDVKSPEEISNRQNVYEGAKKKVYVNAYERNKKAREMCLAHHGCKCSVCDILLEDKYGEIAKDFIHVHHLVPLSSVNETYKVDPIKDLIPVCPNCHSILHKRDRPYSVDELKEILNFGSSGK, encoded by the coding sequence ATGAATACCTATATCGCTTTTTATAACACTGAAAAAGAGCGCGAAAATTTTAACGCCAACCCATTCAATGAAGTGGAAATATATGTGAAAAATGCGGAAATAAAACAAGGTGATTTAGTTTATTTGTATTTATACGGCAAGTTAAAGGATGGCATTGTAGCAAAAGGAATCGCATTGACGGATTCATGTGGAGAAACAAATAAAAAATATATACCTTTTAGAATAGAACAATCCATTGATGAAAAAAGTGCTTTAAGGTGTAGTCAGTTACCAATTGATCGAACCAAATTATATATAAAACGAAAAGAAGGAGAACGAAAAAAAGACTCTGCATTCAATATTAATAATGTGGCAGAGGAATTGAATCAAATTTGGGGGAATTGGCTTGACGGTTTGGATGTTAAATCGCCTGAAGAAATAAGCAATAGACAAAATGTATATGAAGGCGCAAAGAAGAAAGTCTATGTCAATGCTTATGAAAGAAATAAAAAAGCGAGAGAAATGTGCCTTGCACACCATGGATGTAAATGCTCGGTTTGTGACATCTTATTAGAAGATAAATATGGTGAAATAGCAAAGGATTTCATTCATGTTCATCACCTTGTTCCTCTATCAAGCGTCAACGAAACTTACAAAGTAGATCCTATCAAAGATTTAATACCAGTTTGCCCCAATTGCCATTCAATATTACATAAACGTGATAGGCCATATTCAGTAGATGAATTGAAAGAAATATTAAATTTTGGTTCATCCGGTAAGTGA
- the ychF gene encoding redox-regulated ATPase YchF has product MALRVGIVGLPNVGKSTTFNALTKAQNAEAANYPFCTIEPNKAIVAVPDDRLDKLAEIVNPKQTIYSTVEFVDIAGLVKGASQGEGLGNQFLANIRETEAIVHIVRCFDDENITHVHGKCDPESDIAVIQTELIIADFQQLDKKLQRLERQSKGDKSLAAAFELGKELLAHLEAGDPASSFAKKESDAFVELDRELRFLSGKKVIYVGNVDEDGLESDSDYVKAVKAIAEKEDAEFVKLCAKFEEEMAGLSDEERAEFLESMNVTEDGLHQVIHKGYHGLGLMSYFTAGPKEARAWTIKRGWTAPKAAGVIHNDFERGFIRAEIISYEDYLTCNGEPGAKAAGKMRLEGKEYVMQDADVVLFRFSV; this is encoded by the coding sequence ATGGCGCTTCGAGTCGGTATCGTCGGCCTGCCCAACGTGGGCAAAAGCACAACCTTTAACGCACTGACCAAGGCGCAAAACGCCGAGGCGGCGAACTATCCGTTCTGTACCATCGAACCCAACAAAGCCATCGTTGCGGTACCGGACGACCGTTTAGATAAACTCGCTGAAATCGTAAATCCCAAACAGACGATTTACTCGACGGTCGAGTTCGTTGATATTGCGGGCCTGGTCAAAGGCGCCAGCCAGGGCGAAGGCCTCGGCAACCAGTTTCTCGCCAATATCCGCGAGACCGAAGCGATTGTGCATATCGTACGCTGTTTCGACGATGAAAATATCACGCACGTCCACGGGAAATGCGACCCGGAAAGCGATATCGCCGTCATCCAGACCGAACTCATCATCGCCGATTTTCAGCAACTCGATAAAAAACTGCAACGCCTCGAACGCCAGTCGAAAGGCGACAAATCTCTCGCCGCTGCGTTTGAATTGGGCAAGGAACTTCTCGCCCATCTTGAAGCGGGCGACCCCGCGTCGTCGTTCGCGAAAAAAGAGAGCGACGCTTTTGTCGAACTCGACCGTGAGTTGCGTTTTCTCTCCGGCAAGAAGGTAATTTATGTAGGCAATGTCGATGAAGACGGCCTTGAAAGCGACAGCGATTACGTCAAAGCAGTGAAAGCGATCGCCGAAAAAGAAGACGCCGAGTTTGTGAAGTTGTGCGCCAAGTTTGAAGAAGAAATGGCGGGGCTGAGCGACGAAGAACGCGCCGAGTTTCTCGAATCAATGAACGTCACTGAAGACGGTCTGCATCAGGTGATCCACAAGGGGTATCACGGCTTGGGGCTGATGAGTTACTTCACCGCCGGGCCCAAGGAAGCGCGCGCCTGGACCATCAAACGCGGCTGGACGGCGCCCAAGGCGGCGGGCGTGATCCATAATGATTTTGAGCGCGGCTTTATTCGCGCCGAAATTATTTCGTATGAAGATTATCTCACCTGCAACGGCGAGCCGGGCGCCAAGGCGGCGGGCAAGATGCGCCTCGAAGGCAAAGAATACGTCATGCAAGACGCCGACGTGGTACTGTTCCGCTTTAGCGTGTGA